The DNA region tttcttctctttttttttttttgagacagggtcttgctctgtcacccaggctggagtacagtggtgcgatcatagctcactgcagccttgacctcccaggctcaagcgatcttcccacctcagcctcccaaatagctgggtccacacacccggctaattttttatttttgtagagatggggtctcattacgttgcccaggctagtctcaagctcctaagctcaagcagttctcctgcctcagtgtcccaaagtgttaggatgaaaggtgtgagtcaccacgctcAGCCTTAAGTTCAGTTTTCTAGAGCTAACATTCCTTGATCACTTAGTGCTAGGTTCTGCACTAAGAACTTTacacaaatcattttatttcattctcatcACAGCCCTATGATGCAAATCAGACTCCCAGGGTCACACACCAGCTCTTATGCTCATTAACTGACAATCTACTATCTGTAGGATGGAGACCCTCGTATTATCCCATATAGACATTGTGAGGATTGGAGTGAGTTAATACAATGAGCATAGCACTCTGCCTGTCAcataataagcattcaataaacattagttAATACAGTTATCATTTTAGTGATGAGAATATGGAGTCTTAATGGTGTTAAATGGCTTTTCTCAACGTTCACAGCCAGAAGTGGAGGAACTAAGATTTGGACTTAGGACTGTCTGACTCTAGAGACTTGCATTTATTCAACATGCTGTGAAGCCTAAATCAGAATGCCCAGCCCCTTTTAAAACTAATGGATGAAATTGGGGAATTCTGTGTTATTTATCTAGATATTTTGATTTGCTCACAGATAAGTTTCTGCTTAAGTGTGCTTATTATTCATTCTGTCCACACTTCTGCCCCAAGCAAGAATCTCAACATTCAGGATAGAGTATTTCACACTAGTCCCCAGATACCCCTGatatgtttaaaagcaaaattatgatATCTATGGGCTTTTAACTTAGGGAACTATGACCTTATCAGAATCAAATGTTAACAAAGTTGAGGTGTACAACTCTTTTGAAGCAGGCTCTGGTCAGTATCCATGAGTACAAAATGCCTTAATTCTCAACTATTTGGCATTTGAAGCATAATTCAGTTAACTGAGTTCAGTTCATTCAGAAGTCAGTACCACAAGGACAAGGTCCACCATAGCTAGTACAGTTCCTGGTACATGGCAGGTGGTCAATAactgtttgctgaatgaatgagtgaatgaaaacaAACCCTCTTGTAtctcttttgaaattttaagaaattatcatTTGTATATAAGTGTCGGGAGCTGAGCCAACAACCTTCATCAGACATTTTCTTCTTCCAGGTCTCATAAATTTGGCCATGGCagttaaatgaaaaacaacttgGAAGAGGGATAAAAGGCAGCCAAACAACACTGtctttaaaatatgttagaatctaaggcttggcacggtggctcacacctgtaattccagcactttgggaggtgggcagatcatcttgaggtcaagagttcgagaccagcctggccaatgtggtgaaaccccatctctactaaacatacaaaaattagctgagcatggtagtgtgcacctataatcccagctactcaggaggctatgcagatgaatcacttgaatcctggaggtagagactgcattgagccaagaatgcgctactgcactccagcctggacaacagagtgagactccatctgacaaaaaaagttagaatttaaaaattggtcCTGAAACTAAGTTATCATTCAGCATAGGAAATTTATTATACTTATCAAGCAGAATCTATGTGACTTAGCCTCAAGGATGTGCTTTTCCACATTCCTAGACCAGGGGTCAACAGAGCTGGAGAGTAAATACCTTATTTAGCCTTTATGGGCCACACTGTCTGGGTCTCAGCTATTTCACTTTGCCATTGTAGTACAAAAGCAGTcatacattatctttttttttttttttaaaggatagggttgtgttccaataaaactttatttgtaaaaacagCAGGCCATATTTGGCCCACAGCCATAGTTTGCCAATGCTGGTCTAAAGCgtgtataattaaaataaattaagcatTTCATTACATCTTTGAGAGAAGGGTCATATTAGCTGTATAGCTGCCTTTTTCAAGGTAACTTGAaaatcttttgctttttgttattgctgtctttgagacagcatctcactctgtcacctaggctggagtgcagtggcgcagtcgtggctcattacaacctcaacttcctgagctcaagtgatcctcccacttcagtgtCCTGactagctggaaccacaggcacatgccaccatgcccagctaattttcatactttttgtaaagacagggttttaccatgttgcccaggttggtctcaagctcctgagcttaagcagtcgtcccccctcagcctcccaaagtgctagaattacagacacaaaccactgcacccagttttatttatcatttaatatATCTAAGCATTTGGAATCTGAATTCATTGAGTAGCACATCATATAATTTATGTAACTATGGTATATTAAACACGATGATAAGGAGAATAAAATTTGTAGGCCATAAGATATTCTTGAATGTGTTAACCTGAGTCAGTGTACTgccgcccccaccccccccaccgctttttttttttttgagacaatctggctctgtcacccaggctggtgtgcagtggtgtgatttcagttcactgcaacttctgccttctgggttcaaacaattctcctgcctcagcctcccaagtagctgggattacaggcatgtgccaccatgcccaactaatttttgtatttttagtagagatggggtttcatcatattggtcaagctggtctcaaactcctgacttcgtgatccatcctcccaaagtgctgggattacatgcatgagccaccgcacctggcctcagtaTACCATTTTTTAATGGCCGCTAatgaaatcctaattttattaactctaatttttatcttttttgcatCTCTGAACCTTCTTGGTTTTtttaaggtttgtttttttttttttttgctgtgataAATCATACATAACATGTCACCATTTTTCAGTGTATGGTTCAGTGGCATGAAGTATATTCACACTGCTGtgctgccatcaccaccatccatctccagaactttatTATCCCTAATTAAAACACCCATATCCATTAAGCACTAATTCCCCACTCCTCCCTTTCTCCGGCCAATGGTAACcaccagtctactttctgtctatgaatttgacttctaggtaccttatataagtggaatcatataatatttatccttttgtgtctggctgttTCACtattagcataatgtcttcaaggttcttCCATATTGTAGcgtgtgtcagaatttcattcaaGGCtgaataagctgggcatggtggctcatgcctgtaatcccagcactttgggaggccaaggtggatggatcacctgaggtcaggagtttgagaccagcctggccaacatggtaaaaccccacctgtactaaaaatacaaaaattagccaggtgtggtggtgtgtgcctgtagtcccagctacttgggaggctgaggtgggaaaattgtttgaatctgggaggtggagtttgcagtgagcagagatcacaccactgcactccaggctcagggacagattgagactctgtctacaaaaaaaaagaaagaaaaaaaaggttgaatAATACTGCATTGTATATGCATACCACATTCTGTTTATAATAATCCATTGATCAACATTTGGGTTACTTCCATCTTTTGACAATTGTAAATACTGTTGCTGTGAACATCATTATACAAGTATCTATTTGAGTCTTTTGGGTGtacacctagaagtggaattgatggatcaaatggtaattttattttaattattttttctttctttttttaatttttctatttatttatttatttatttttgagacagagtctcactctgttgcccaggctggagtacagtggtgtgatctcggctcactgcaacctctgcctcccaggtgcaaatgattctcctgcctcagcctcccaagtagctggaactacaggcatgcgccaccatgcccagctaatttttttatttttcatagagacagggtttcaccatgttggccaggatggtcttgatctcttgaccttgtgatccgctcacctcggtctcccaaagtgctgggattacagatgtgagccaccacgctctcaaatggtaattctatgtttaattttttgaggaaccatcaaactgtttttcacagtggctataccattttatattcccaccaacattgcatgagggtttcaatttctcATGTCCTTGCCAATGCTTATTTCCTGGTTTGTGTTGTTGATTTTTATAATAACCATCCTGATGAGTGTGAAgtagcatctcattgtggttctcaCTTGTTTTTATGCCATACTTGTAGTTGGTGTAACAGACACAGCAGAATTGGATATTATGTTAATCAATGTCTGgctcaaatttatatatatatatatatatatatgcatgtatgtatgcactGATTCTTCTCTAAAATTACAACATGTTTTATGAGAACATGTGAACAATAAGATACATAATACAAACATAAGCTCAACTTATGGCAAtgggaaaactgaaaaaatagatgaaaactgaaaaatgaaactaTAAACCCAAATTAGATGAACATGAAAGTGTGTTGTAATTTCCCCTACAGTTACTAAAATTGGGGTGAAAAAATCAATCTCGAATTTCCTAGTggccaaagtaaaaataaaaacagggtcGCTAACAGGAAAAGAAAGGCTTTTCTTGGCTCATTTATGGGAGAAATAAGCtattgatattttttaatatttatagataaTTGTATTGCTGACACTAGCAGATTTCAGACTGAAAgcaaacaggatttttttttaattattggggTTGGGATTGGCAATGACTCCATAGCCTGACTACTGTAAGACTGTTTCTGTGGGTAGAATAGTAGTTTCAGAGTACAGTTGGGGTGACAGGACGGCAACTCCACCATCTCAGCCAAGAGATAAGTTCTATTTCCTTGGACTTTagtcagttaattttttttttttttttttttttttttgagacagaatttctctcttgttgcccaggtgggagggcagtggcgcaatcttggctcactacaacctccatctcttgtgttcaagtgattctcatgcctcagtctccctagtagctgggattacatgcccagctaattttttgtattgaattcctgacctcaggtgatctgcccgcctcagcttcccaaagtgctgggattataggcgtgagccactgcgcccagaccaGTTAATGTTTTATACAATACAACAGGTAAAATCTTGAATTGTCTTCTACATGTTTATATACGTACCTGTAATTTCCTGGCCATGTCACAGATTATAACTACATGGGTGTTTATACAAATAATCttcttaaaaatatgtacttATCATCCATTTGGAAGAAGGGAAAGATCATCATGTTCAAATTTGATGTTGAAATTTCTTGGTCGGGTGCtatcgctcatgcctgtaatcctagcacttcgggaggctgaggcaggaggattgcttgagcccaggagtttgggactagctGAGTAACTTAGTCAGACTCCATTTCTACTTTAAcattggatcttttttttttgtttcatctttttttggggggatgttccttttttgtggagaatggggtcttgctatattgcccaggcagatctcgaactcctgggctcaagtaatcctcccacctctgcctccccaagagctgggattgcaggcacaagctactgtgcctggccttccatctctatttaaaaaaaaagaaaaaaaatatttttcaacttaaTACTACAGAAGCTGATGTATCATTTTCCAAGAATACTACCAAAAAAGTCATGAGAACTGGAGCTGTTGTCAAACCAGCTTCCCAGCACttgaagaggaaaaaacaatTAGAAGCCACATGTAACAGATGTTTTTAAAGAACTGAGAAAGTTTGtcttaaaaattatgctaaaattGAAAGAACTGGCCTAAGATTTTACTCCAAAATTTGGATGAAAGATAATAACTGACATTTCTCGGGCATTTACAATATTCTGGGCATCATTCAAAGTGTTGCATATGTATTAACTCACTCCTCTAAACTTAATGGGGTTAATACTAttacattcccattttacaggtagggagactgaggtgaggcCTGGAGCAGCTAACACTGGGAAGTATTAGAGTTGAGATTcgcacacaaacatacacagtcTGGCTCCAGAAACCACAGGGTTACCTGCTAAACTGTACTGCCTCTTGATATTAGAGCAGATTAACACAGAAGGACTATTTTGGCCATCTGGCAAATAAATAGCTCAGATATCTTTTGTGttgttatagttttgttttttccttcaataATCGAACTCACTTTTATTATCCTTCAAATTTCCCTTAATATTCTTGTATACACCTCCTAgtcctaaattttaaaaaatgaatgatacTTCAGGTTCTAATTAACTGATGAAACCTTatacagtcattaaaaatgatgtttttacaAAGATTTTTAAGAATATGGAGGAATGCTTATAAAATAAAGTCACACCATGTAAGTTAGGAGGAAACCAGGCTTCTCCTCCCCCCACCTCCTCTAAAAAAACATCTAGGAAACTGATGGGAAAGTTTCATTGTGACTCTCATTGGGTAGGAGAATTAGGAATAATTTCTTATGTACTTTTTATAACTTTCTATGAAATTTAACTGAATACTTTTATAgtccaaaaaatgaaatagacagacttctgcttttttattttttttgagatggggtcttgctctgttgcccaggctggagtgcagagtgatgcagtctcggctctctgcaacctccgcctcccaggttcaaacaattctccttcctcagcctcctgagtagctgggattacaggctcatgccaacatgcccataatttttgtgtttttagtagagacaggtttcaccatgttggtcatggtgaaactcaaactcctgacctcatgatctgcccacctcagcctcccaaagtgctgggattacatgcgtgagccatcacatctggccgacttcattttttaaaaggccaacTGGAGCCTTTCATTACAAAAGTATAGTCTGCAGCTCTTCATGATAATCTTATTGCATAATTTAGAATAATTTCCACAGAGCCCTCAGCTGTATAAGTGAAGTTGGCACAGTGCAGACCTACACTGTGATATGTGGCTGTTtaattaaaatctaaaatctagctcctcagtcacactagcccCATtccaagtgctcagtagccacatgtggcaagTGACAACTCTTCTAGCATCATAGAAAATTCTGTTGCCCAGCACTGGTTTAGAAGAAAAAACAGGGAATCTGGAGCCAGAAAACTTGGCATCAAGCCCACCTAGGAGCTGACGCTTGCTGTGTGAAATAGGGCAATTTACTCAACCTCTCTAAGCCTGTTTCCCCATGGCCAAATTGGGACTGAAGATAATACCATTTACCATATACAGAGGTTAAGAAGATTAAGTAAGAGAATGCAGGTGACAGTTCTCTGAAAACAGTAGTGTGGTTTACCAGGTAGCGTTGCTTCCCAAGTCCCCCAGCCTGAAGTCAGCTGGCTCTCTGAGGACTGATTCCAAATCTTTGAATGCTCCACACCAAGAATTTTACCTGAGTGCCACCATCAAAATCAGATTAACTAGCTCTTATTACACAGTTCCTAGACCAAGTTCATGGCAATGTGGGCACTTCATTTCTTCCTTGTAAAAAGCTTCAATACACAGCTCTCTCTATACAATAACACCTCCTAAAAATtgtctttaataatttaaaatcttcACTGTAAATACACTGCTGTATTTCCATTCCTACAATGAAAAAGactgccttaaaaaagaaaaaaactgtgttCACCAAAGAAATACATGGAGTTTGTAAAATTCCATATAACAAGGAAATCAGACAGTTAACAGTGCAGGTATTAAGCAAAAGATGTGAGGTTTTTACCAACAATGATAGCAGTTTCTCAAAACTTCAAACTGTCTGGTTTCTGATGAAATGGAAGTACTTGctcattgtgaatttttttttttaatctaactcACTTCTGGGTTTCTCTGCAAAACAACGTAACTATTTCAGACAAGTGGAGGGCTTCTGCATTGAATGCCTCCATCCTAGTTCTCATTTAAGCCACCTCCCCCCgcacccccccaccacccccgcACCCCGTGGCCTATGAATGCATACTTGCAAGGCTACTAAACCCAATCCGAAGGAGGCAGGCTCCAGCAGTTCGCCACTCACGCTCCTTTCTGCTTCCCCAGGTTTCCGCCAGCTGTGGATGCCTTTGACATTATGACCGCAGAGGATTCCGCCGCAGCCATGAGCAGCGACTCGGCCACCGGGTCCTCAGCCAAGGTGCCTGACGGCGTGGCGGGCGCGCCCAACGAAGCAGCGCTGCTGGCGCTGATGGAGCGCACCGGCTACAGCATGGTGCAGGAGAACGGGCAGCGCAAATATGGCGGCCCGCCGCCTGGCTGGGAGGGCCCGCACCCCCAGCGCGGCTGCGAGGTCTTCGTGGGCAAGATCCCGCGTGACGTTTATGAGGACGAGCTGGTGCCCGTGTTCGAGACCGTGGGCCGCATCTACGAGCTGCGCCTCATGATGGACTTCGATGGCAAGAACCGCGGCTACGCCTTCGTCATGTACTGCCACAAGCACGAGGCCAAGCGCGCCGTGCGCGAGCTCAACAACTACGAGATCCGCCCAGGCCGCCTGCTGGGCGTGTGCTGCAGCGTGGACAACTGCCGCCTCTTCATTGGCGGCATCCCCAAGATGAAGAAGCGCGAGGAGATCTTGGAGGAGATCGCCAAAGTCACCGAGGGCGTGTTGGATGTGATCGTCTACGCCAGCGCGGCCGACAAGATGAAGAACCGCGGCTTCGCCTTTGTGGAGTACGAGAGCCACCGCGCGGCTGCCATGGCGCGCCGCAAGCTCATGCCCGGCCGTATCCAGCTGTGGGGCCACCAGATCGCCGTGGACTGGGCAGAGCCCGAGATCGACGTGGACGAGGACGTGATGGAGACCGTGAAGATCCTCTACGTGCGCAACCTCATGATCGAGACCACCGAGGACACCATCAAGAAGAGCTTCGGCCAGTTCAACCCTGGCTGCGTGGAGCGCGTCAAGAAGATCCGCGACTACGCCTTCGTGCACTTCACCAGCCGCGAGGACGCCGTGCATGCCATGAACAACCTCAACGGTACCGAGCTGGAGGGCTCATGCCTGGAGGTCACGCTAGCCAAGCCCGTGGACAAGGAGCAGTACTCGCGCTACCAGAAGGCGGCCAGGGGTGGTAGCGCAGCCGAGGCGGCCCAGCAGCCCAGCTACGTGTACTCCTGTGACCCCTACACGCTGGCCTACTATGGCTACCCCTACAACGCCCTCATCGGGCCCAACAGGGACTACTTCGTGAAAGGTTAGTGGGGGCTCTTCTcctggggcgggggtggggggggcaagAACGTTGCCTCCTAGGGAGGGGGCATCAGGGATATTGTGGCTGGCATTTGCTGAGCTGGTAGGCGCCAAGGGCCCTCCCACCCCCGTTTTGGGTTTGCATTTTGGGTCCTGTTCTTTACTGGCAGCGAAGGGCCATCATTTCTACAGCATGGATAGAAATACAGATCGTTCTGGGGTGAGCGGCAAAATCACAGAGGTGTGCAAGCGCTGACATTCCACCTTGCTGGGGCCCATCGGGTTACCTGGGGCTAGTCCACCAATCTCTTGGTGTTTAGGTTAAAACCTGCTTGTGATATTAAATCTTAAGAATTGGTGGAGTCaatgatttttagttttgttttttgttatcgTTAATTAGGATGTAATGAAACCCAGCATTACCTGGAAAATAAGATACATAGATCTGCGTCCTCTTCTCTGATTAGCTGGGTCTGTGACTTTAGTCACTTTAACCTCCCCTGGCCTGTTTTCTCAAGCATGAAATGAGGAAGGTGGACTAGCAAATCCTCTTCCAGATCtgactttttataaaaaatttatttagtattgtgtgtgtgtatatatatatatatatatatatatatatatatatatatatatatttggagccCATTAAAAAAttgtctcaccatattgcccaggctggtctcgaacccctgggctcaagccatcctcttacctcagcctcccaaagtactgggattacaagcgagatactgtcccctcccttttttttggTGTCGGGGAGGGTAGACTGTGAATGTTTTCCTTTACTGAAATTGCAGACACAATCCTAGGAACTCACCCTGCAGGTTTGCCCCTTGTGCTACGCAGACTTGCTTAGGATACAAATCTAGGCTGAAATGGAATGTTGGAAGCATCTTTATCAGCCCATTAAAGAGCAAAGGTGTAGCCTCCTGCAACTTAAGACTGGAGCAGTTAAATGCCAAGAACTGAGGGCTGAGGTCTCCTCCAGCACCATCACATTGGTTGCTCATCATCTTTTGTGTTGTTATTCCAAGCAGGCAGCATAAGAGGCCGAGGGCGAGGAGCAGCTGGCAACAGAGCCCCGGGGCCCAGGGGTTCCTACCTCGGGGGATATTCTGCTGGCCGTGGTATATATAGCCGATATCatgaagggaaaggaaagcagcaagaaaaaggaTATGAACTTGTGCCGAATCTGGAAATCTCTACCGTTAATCCAGTTGCCATTAAACCTGGTGCAGGTCAGTATGAACCAGACTTGAGAATGCATTCATTCAGCATAAACCCCAGCCCTTCTCTTTGAAGTAAGTCCAAACCTTATTCAGGCTCTCACAGCTACGCGTGGGTTCTCTTCTCCTAGGCAGCTAGAGACAAGGCAAAAAGACAAtggcagggccgggcgcggtggctcacgcctgtaatcccagcactttgggaggccgaggcgggtggatcacaaggtcaagagattgagaccatccaggtcaacatggtgaaaccccgtctctactaaaaatacaaaaaattagctgggcatggtggcacgtgcctgtaatcccagctactcaggaggctgaggcaggagaattgcttgagcccaggaggcggaggttgctgtgagccgagattgcgccattgcactccagtctgggtaacaagagcgaaactccgtctcaaaaaaaaaaagacaatggccCCCTGGACCTCCTTATCTAGAACTTCAGGGGTTGGTGTGGCTTTGACTATGTTCAAATCAAACGTGCCTGCAGTAAGGTTTTCAAAGGGGCATCACCAGTTGTTAGgctttctcccagtctgtggctaaGTAGATAGAGTTgtgggggaagaaaggaagaacatgGGGCTGTTTGTACCTTCTATCAGGTAAATCCGACTTTTCCATACTCAGGCCTAACTCTGCCCCAACCATCTGAAGACAGAGGGGAGACCTTACTGCCCCATTGTGAGAGTTGTTGGGAAGGGCAGAAAATTCCCTTTCAGGAGTAAGCAGCATGTCCCTTGTCATGGTCTGAGCAAACAAGAATGCTTGGGGACAAGGAGTGGTgacagatttttgttgtttttgaggcagggtcttgctctgtcaatcaagctggagtgcagtggcttgatctcagctcactgcaacctctgcctcccaggttaaaatgattctcctgcctcagcctcccaagtagctggagatacaggcgcacaccaccatgcccatctaatttttgtatatttagtagagacgggatttcaccatgttgcccaggctggtcttgaaatcttgacctcaagt from Callithrix jacchus isolate 240 chromosome 3, calJac240_pri, whole genome shotgun sequence includes:
- the RBM47 gene encoding RNA-binding protein 47 isoform X1, whose protein sequence is MTAEDSAAAMSSDSATGSSAKVPDGVAGAPNEAALLALMERTGYSMVQENGQRKYGGPPPGWEGPHPQRGCEVFVGKIPRDVYEDELVPVFETVGRIYELRLMMDFDGKNRGYAFVMYCHKHEAKRAVRELNNYEIRPGRLLGVCCSVDNCRLFIGGIPKMKKREEILEEIAKVTEGVLDVIVYASAADKMKNRGFAFVEYESHRAAAMARRKLMPGRIQLWGHQIAVDWAEPEIDVDEDVMETVKILYVRNLMIETTEDTIKKSFGQFNPGCVERVKKIRDYAFVHFTSREDAVHAMNNLNGTELEGSCLEVTLAKPVDKEQYSRYQKAARGGSAAEAAQQPSYVYSCDPYTLAYYGYPYNALIGPNRDYFVKAGSIRGRGRGAAGNRAPGPRGSYLGGYSAGRGIYSRYHEGKGKQQEKGYELVPNLEISTVNPVAIKPGAVAIPAIGAQYSMFPAAPAPKMIEDGKIHTVEHMISPIAVQPDPASAAAAAAAAAAAAAATVIPAVSTPPPFQGRPITPVYTVAPNVQRIPTAGIYGASYVPFAAPATATIATLQKNAAAAAAVYGGYAGYIPQAFPAAAIQVPIPDVYQTY
- the RBM47 gene encoding RNA-binding protein 47 isoform X2 — protein: MTAEDSAAAMSSDSATGSSAKVPDGVAGAPNEAALLALMERTGYSMVQENGQRKYGGPPPGWEGPHPQRGCEVFVGKIPRDVYEDELVPVFETVGRIYELRLMMDFDGKNRGYAFVMYCHKHEAKRAVRELNNYEIRPGRLLGVCCSVDNCRLFIGGIPKMKKREEILEEIAKVTEGVLDVIVYASAADKMKNRGFAFVEYESHRAAAMARRKLMPGRIQLWGHQIAVDWAEPEIDVDEDVMETVKILYVRNLMIETTEDTIKKSFGQFNPGCVERVKKIRDYAFVHFTSREDAVHAMNNLNGTELEGSCLEVTLAKPVDKEQYSRYQKAARGGSAAEAAQQPSYVYSCDPYTLAYYGYPYNALIGPNRDYFVKGSIRGRGRGAAGNRAPGPRGSYLGGYSAGRGIYSRYHEGKGKQQEKGYELVPNLEISTVNPVAIKPGAVAIPAIGAQYSMFPAAPAPKMIEDGKIHTVEHMISPIAVQPDPASAAAAAAAAAAAAAATVIPAVSTPPPFQGRPITPVYTVAPNVQRIPTAGIYGASYVPFAAPATATIATLQKNAAAAAAVYGGYAGYIPQAFPAAAIQVPIPDVYQTY
- the RBM47 gene encoding RNA-binding protein 47 isoform X3; translation: MTAEDSAAAMSSDSATGSSAKVPDGVAGAPNEAALLALMERTGYSMVQENGQRKYGGPPPGWEGPHPQRGCEVFVGKIPRDVYEDELVPVFETVGRIYELRLMMDFDGKNRGYAFVMYCHKHEAKRAVRELNNYEIRPGRLLGVCCSVDNCRLFIGGIPKMKKREEILEEIAKVTEGVLDVIVYASAADKMKNRGFAFVEYESHRAAAMARRKLMPGRIQLWGHQIAVDWAEPEIDVDEDVMETVKILYVRNLMIETTEDTIKKSFGQFNPGCVERVKKIRDYAFVHFTSREDAVHAMNNLNGTELEGSCLEVTLAKPVDKEQYSRYQKAARGGSAAEAAQQPSYVYSCDPYTLAYYGYPYNALIGPNRDYFVKAGSIRGRGRGAAGNRAPGPRGSYLGGYSAGRGIYSRYHEGKGKQQEKGYELVPNLEISTVNPVAIKPGAAIPAIGAQYSMFPAAPAPKMIEDGKIHTVEHMISPIAVQPDPASAAAAAAAAAAAAAATVIPAVSTPPPFQGRPITPVYTVAPNVQRIPTAGIYGASYVPFAAPATATIATLQKNAAAAAAVYGGYAGYIPQAFPAAAIQVPIPDVYQTY
- the RBM47 gene encoding RNA-binding protein 47 isoform X4 codes for the protein MTAEDSAAAMSSDSATGSSAKVPDGVAGAPNEAALLALMERTGYSMVQENGQRKYGGPPPGWEGPHPQRGCEVFVGKIPRDVYEDELVPVFETVGRIYELRLMMDFDGKNRGYAFVMYCHKHEAKRAVRELNNYEIRPGRLLGVCCSVDNCRLFIGGIPKMKKREEILEEIAKVTEGVLDVIVYASAADKMKNRGFAFVEYESHRAAAMARRKLMPGRIQLWGHQIAVDWAEPEIDVDEDVMETVKILYVRNLMIETTEDTIKKSFGQFNPGCVERVKKIRDYAFVHFTSREDAVHAMNNLNGTELEGSCLEVTLAKPVDKEQYSRYQKAARGGSAAEAAQQPSYVYSCDPYTLAYYGYPYNALIGPNRDYFVKGSIRGRGRGAAGNRAPGPRGSYLGGYSAGRGIYSRYHEGKGKQQEKGYELVPNLEISTVNPVAIKPGAAIPAIGAQYSMFPAAPAPKMIEDGKIHTVEHMISPIAVQPDPASAAAAAAAAAAAAAATVIPAVSTPPPFQGRPITPVYTVAPNVQRIPTAGIYGASYVPFAAPATATIATLQKNAAAAAAVYGGYAGYIPQAFPAAAIQVPIPDVYQTY